The genomic interval TCGTTGTAAGACCTATGACAAAACGTGATTTCGGTGAGAATTTCAATTGGGGCGTTTCTACAGCCGCTTATCAAATAGAAGGAGCCTACATGGATGACGGCAAAGGTTTGTCGATTTGGGATCAATTTGTTCGTAAAAAGGGCAAAATCCTTAACAACGAGAACGCCAATATCAGCGCTGACTTTTACAATCGCTTTGAAGGAGATTTGGCTTTAATGAAAGCCATGGGAATCCCTAACTTCCGGTTTTCTATATCTTGGAGCCGAATATTCCCTGAAGGGACGGGAAAAATAAACTCGAGAGGCGTAGATTTTTATAATCGCCTTATTGATACCTGCCTTGAATATAATATCCAACCTTGGATAACACTTTATCATTGGGACCTACCCTTGGCTTTGGAAAAACAAGGAGGTTGGACGAATCGCGCTATTATTTTATGGTTTGAGGAATATGTAAGCTTTTGTATTCGGAATTTTGGTGACCGTGTTCGGAATTGGATGGTGTTAAACGAACCTATGGTGTTTACTGGAGCTGGGTATTTTTTAGGAGTACATGCACCGGGTAGAAAAAGGTTGTCTAACTTCTTTCCGGCCGCACACCATGCCGCACTTTGTCAAGCGGAAGGCGGCCGAGTTATTCGCTCTGAGCGGAATGGCATGAATGTAGGAACGACGTTTTCTTACACGCATATCGAACCCTATAGCAAGCGCCTGAAAGACATTAGTTCAGCAGCCAGAATAGACACCTTGGTCAACCGGACATTTATTGAACCTTTACTTGGACTTGGGTATCCTACTAAAGACTTTAAAAGTCTAAGCCCGATCGAAAAATACATGAAAGAAGGAGATGATAAAAAACTCCAATTTGACATGGACTTTATTGGGCTACAGAGCTATACAAGGGAAATTATCAAACACTCCTACATTACACCCATATTAAAAGCCAAGCTCGTTACTGCCAGTCAACGCAATGTTGAACACACAAATATGAATTGGGAGGTATATCCGGAGTCTATTTACCATTGTCTAAAACGAATGTCGCAGTATCCAAATATAGCGCGCTTGATTATTACTGAAAATGGCGCATCCTATTCGGATTTGGAAGTTAATGGTGAAATCCGTGACGAGACCAGGAAAGCCTACTTGGAGAAACACATGAATCAGGTCCTCAGGGCAAAAAAAGAAGGCGTAAATGTTGGGGGATATTTTGTATGGAGCTTTATC from Pedobacter indicus carries:
- a CDS encoding GH1 family beta-glucosidase; translation: MTKRDFGENFNWGVSTAAYQIEGAYMDDGKGLSIWDQFVRKKGKILNNENANISADFYNRFEGDLALMKAMGIPNFRFSISWSRIFPEGTGKINSRGVDFYNRLIDTCLEYNIQPWITLYHWDLPLALEKQGGWTNRAIILWFEEYVSFCIRNFGDRVRNWMVLNEPMVFTGAGYFLGVHAPGRKRLSNFFPAAHHAALCQAEGGRVIRSERNGMNVGTTFSYTHIEPYSKRLKDISSAARIDTLVNRTFIEPLLGLGYPTKDFKSLSPIEKYMKEGDDKKLQFDMDFIGLQSYTREIIKHSYITPILKAKLVTASQRNVEHTNMNWEVYPESIYHCLKRMSQYPNIARLIITENGASYSDLEVNGEIRDETRKAYLEKHMNQVLRAKKEGVNVGGYFVWSFIDNFEWAEGYRPRFGLVHIDYLTQKRTIKYSGKWFKNFLKNSPY